In a genomic window of Variovorax paradoxus:
- a CDS encoding branched-chain amino acid ABC transporter substrate-binding protein, translated as MRRSAPFPLSFNAAASALACSLALLSAGASAAPVKIGVLETLSGPQASSGQAYRTAVRFAIDQINAAGGWNGEPVQLLEYDNQGGPAGAADKLKAAAADGVHLIVQGASSAIGGQITEDVRKYNLRNPGKEMIYINVGAEALELTGEKCNFHHFRFSGDAQIRTKALVSAMKQANALGTRVYSINQNYSWGQDMERAIVDNASAGGYQVVEKTLHDVNKVQDFAPYVAKISAAKADSVLTGNWSNDLLLLMKASKSAGLKVRFGTVFLDQPGNIANAGDLAVGHFVAHTFNAEAAGAEGERFVADYKAKTGHAPAFIEPQTVFGMAMVADALKRTKPENGALNVNALARAIETAKIKTPMGEMSMRAADHQVLLPMVVSTVTKDARYKADDTDMGFKPVKRFTAEEASTPAQSSCAMKRPG; from the coding sequence ATGCGCAGATCCGCCCCCTTCCCCCTCTCGTTCAACGCCGCCGCGTCGGCCCTGGCCTGCTCGCTGGCCCTGCTGTCGGCCGGCGCCTCCGCCGCGCCCGTGAAGATCGGCGTGCTCGAAACGCTGTCGGGCCCGCAGGCCTCGTCGGGCCAGGCCTATCGCACCGCCGTGCGCTTCGCCATCGACCAGATCAACGCGGCCGGTGGCTGGAACGGCGAGCCTGTGCAGCTGCTCGAGTACGACAACCAGGGCGGCCCCGCGGGCGCGGCCGACAAGCTCAAGGCGGCCGCGGCCGACGGCGTGCACCTGATCGTGCAGGGTGCCTCCTCGGCCATCGGCGGCCAGATCACCGAGGACGTGCGCAAGTACAACCTGCGCAATCCCGGCAAGGAGATGATCTACATCAACGTGGGCGCCGAGGCGCTGGAGCTCACGGGCGAGAAGTGCAACTTCCACCACTTCCGCTTCAGCGGCGATGCGCAGATCCGCACCAAGGCCCTGGTCAGCGCGATGAAGCAGGCCAACGCGCTCGGCACCCGCGTCTATTCGATCAACCAGAACTACTCCTGGGGCCAGGACATGGAGCGCGCCATCGTCGACAACGCATCGGCCGGCGGCTACCAGGTGGTGGAGAAGACCCTGCACGACGTCAACAAGGTGCAGGACTTCGCGCCCTACGTGGCGAAGATCAGCGCCGCCAAGGCCGACTCGGTGCTCACCGGCAACTGGTCGAACGACCTGCTGCTGCTGATGAAGGCCTCGAAGTCGGCCGGCCTCAAGGTGCGCTTCGGCACGGTCTTCCTCGACCAGCCCGGCAACATCGCGAACGCGGGCGATCTCGCGGTCGGCCATTTCGTGGCCCACACCTTCAACGCCGAGGCCGCCGGTGCCGAAGGCGAGCGCTTCGTCGCCGACTACAAGGCCAAGACCGGCCACGCGCCGGCCTTCATCGAGCCGCAGACCGTGTTCGGCATGGCGATGGTGGCCGATGCGCTCAAGCGCACCAAGCCCGAGAACGGCGCGCTCAACGTCAACGCGCTGGCCCGCGCGATCGAGACCGCGAAGATCAAGACCCCGATGGGCGAGATGAGCATGCGCGCGGCCGACCACCAGGTGCTGCTGCCGATGGTGGTGTCGACCGTGACCAAGGACGCGCGCTACAAGGCCGACGACACCGACATGGGCTTCAAGCCGGTGAAGCGCTTCACGGCCGAGGAAGCCTCGACGCCCGCGCAGTCGAGCTGCGCGATGAAGCGCCCGGGCTGA
- a CDS encoding branched-chain amino acid ABC transporter permease gives MKTTLSLLAAGVALLLALPFLLSQGLLNAAIQMLIAALFASAYNLLCGQAGMLSFGHAAYFGVGAFGTVHAMNALGGAGLLPTPLMPLAGAVCGLAIGGIAGWFATQRSGTYFAMITLAIAELIHSLAPHLKGLFGGEAGVSTMRMPAWGFGFGSTTEVYYLTLGWVLLSLALLYLYTRTPLGRLTCGLRENSHRLRFLGYNVHGLGVLVFAVSAMFSGIAGGLQVVSNESANYVVFDPALSAAVVLNTYIGGVQVFLGPALGAALMTFFGYAVSDLTRSWLLYQGILFVLVMMFMPAGLAGLVGTTARLRQRFGLARLLPVMALSVAAALLLSFGGAFAIEMLQRAFSQDYRSLANLQPGGGWPPIQFLGRAWLPLSFATWAVPLALLAVGGLLARFARQRLRTLAQREADAPLAAQSAPLAKRTGGAA, from the coding sequence ATGAAGACCACCCTCTCACTGCTGGCCGCCGGCGTCGCGCTGCTGCTGGCCCTGCCCTTCCTGCTGTCGCAGGGGCTGCTCAACGCGGCCATCCAGATGCTGATCGCCGCGCTGTTCGCGAGCGCCTACAACCTGCTGTGCGGCCAGGCCGGCATGCTGTCCTTCGGCCATGCGGCCTACTTCGGCGTCGGCGCCTTCGGCACGGTGCACGCGATGAACGCGCTCGGCGGTGCCGGCCTGCTGCCCACGCCGCTGATGCCGCTGGCCGGCGCCGTCTGCGGCCTGGCCATCGGCGGCATCGCGGGCTGGTTCGCCACCCAGCGCAGCGGCACCTACTTCGCGATGATCACGCTGGCCATCGCCGAGCTGATCCATTCGCTGGCGCCGCACCTCAAGGGCCTGTTCGGCGGCGAGGCCGGCGTGTCGACCATGCGCATGCCGGCCTGGGGCTTCGGCTTCGGCTCGACCACCGAGGTCTACTACCTCACGCTGGGCTGGGTGCTGCTGTCGCTCGCGCTGCTCTACCTCTACACCCGCACGCCGCTGGGCCGGCTGACCTGCGGCCTGCGCGAGAACAGCCACCGGCTGCGCTTCCTCGGCTACAACGTGCACGGCCTCGGCGTGCTGGTGTTCGCGGTCTCGGCCATGTTCTCGGGCATCGCGGGCGGGCTGCAGGTGGTGTCGAACGAATCGGCGAACTACGTGGTGTTCGATCCCGCGCTGTCGGCCGCGGTGGTGCTCAACACCTACATCGGCGGCGTGCAGGTGTTCCTCGGCCCGGCCCTGGGCGCCGCGCTCATGACCTTCTTCGGCTACGCCGTGTCGGACCTCACGCGCTCGTGGCTGCTCTACCAGGGCATCCTGTTCGTGCTGGTGATGATGTTCATGCCGGCCGGCCTCGCGGGCCTGGTGGGCACCACCGCGCGGCTGCGCCAGCGCTTCGGCCTGGCCCGGCTGCTGCCGGTGATGGCGCTGTCGGTGGCCGCGGCGCTGCTGCTGAGCTTCGGCGGCGCCTTCGCGATCGAGATGCTGCAGCGCGCCTTCTCGCAGGACTACCGCTCGCTCGCCAACCTGCAACCGGGTGGCGGCTGGCCGCCGATCCAGTTCCTGGGCCGCGCCTGGCTGCCGCTGTCGTTCGCGACCTGGGCCGTGCCGCTCGCGCTGCTCGCCGTCGGCGGCCTGCTCGCGCGCTTCGCGCGGCAACGGCTGCGAACCCTGGCTCAACGTGAAGCCGACGCTCCCCTCGCGGCGCAGTCCGCGCCCCTCGCCAAGCGCACCGGAGGCGCCGCATGA
- a CDS encoding tannase/feruloyl esterase family alpha/beta hydrolase, producing the protein MSCEQLPGLSVPAAAIGLPTSGATVTATKTVPAAGTGVAALPEYCEVSGKISPVDASAPDIRFTVALPTSWNRKVVMFGGGGFNGSIPSVKGNVPNGPVDQPVPLARGYATFASDSGHQANALGSQDGRFGLNDEAVRNFGGDALKKTHDAALAIVQARYAASPAKSYFAGGSTGGREAVTAIQRWPADWDGAIAWYPAWNDAAALLGGHRMSRALAQPGAYPNAAKRELLYNAAMETCDALDGVADGLISNQTLCNARFDPTTAMLKGAPVRCAGGADTGNSCLSDAQIAAMKSINTATNFRFALASGETQYPGYNIWGADPGISTWTSPLEPTVTFLAFGSAQPTRPMPANAPYISVLTDQWIKYSVARDASFDSLSLDPEDPGPWASRISALSTQLDASTDISAFKARGGKLLLAHGLADVLVSTRATEQYYQRLQSRWGPSEVDGFVRYYEVAGLGHAVSSVFNATWDSLTALEGWVEKGTAPSNQVTTDTAGVPGRTRPLCDYPKWPQYKGSGDVNLAGSFQCVN; encoded by the coding sequence CTGAGCTGCGAGCAGTTGCCTGGTTTGAGCGTGCCGGCCGCGGCCATCGGCCTGCCGACCTCGGGCGCAACCGTCACGGCCACCAAGACCGTGCCGGCCGCCGGCACCGGCGTGGCCGCGCTGCCCGAGTACTGCGAGGTGTCGGGCAAGATCTCGCCGGTCGACGCCAGCGCACCCGACATCCGCTTCACCGTGGCCCTGCCCACGAGCTGGAACCGCAAGGTCGTGATGTTCGGCGGCGGCGGCTTCAACGGCAGCATTCCCAGCGTCAAGGGCAACGTGCCCAACGGCCCGGTCGACCAGCCCGTGCCGCTGGCCCGCGGCTATGCCACCTTCGCGAGCGACTCTGGCCACCAGGCCAATGCGCTCGGCTCGCAGGACGGCCGCTTCGGCCTCAACGACGAGGCCGTGCGCAACTTCGGCGGCGATGCGCTCAAGAAGACGCACGACGCCGCGCTCGCGATCGTCCAGGCACGCTACGCGGCCAGCCCCGCCAAGTCGTACTTCGCGGGCGGCTCCACCGGCGGGCGCGAGGCCGTCACCGCCATCCAGCGCTGGCCCGCAGACTGGGACGGCGCCATCGCCTGGTACCCGGCCTGGAACGACGCCGCCGCGCTGCTCGGCGGCCACCGCATGAGCCGCGCGCTGGCGCAGCCCGGCGCCTATCCCAATGCCGCCAAGCGCGAGCTGCTCTACAACGCCGCCATGGAGACCTGCGACGCGCTCGACGGCGTGGCCGACGGCCTGATCAGCAACCAGACCCTGTGCAACGCGCGCTTCGATCCCACCACCGCCATGCTCAAGGGCGCGCCCGTGCGCTGCGCGGGCGGCGCCGACACCGGCAACAGCTGCCTGTCGGATGCGCAGATCGCGGCCATGAAGAGCATCAACACCGCGACCAACTTCCGCTTCGCGCTGGCCAGCGGCGAGACCCAGTACCCGGGCTACAACATCTGGGGCGCCGATCCCGGCATCAGCACCTGGACCTCGCCACTCGAGCCCACCGTGACCTTCCTGGCCTTCGGCAGCGCGCAGCCCACGCGGCCGATGCCGGCCAACGCGCCCTACATCAGCGTGCTGACCGACCAGTGGATCAAGTACTCGGTGGCGCGCGACGCGAGTTTCGATTCGCTCTCGCTCGACCCCGAGGACCCGGGCCCCTGGGCCAGCCGCATCAGCGCGCTGAGCACCCAGCTCGACGCCAGCACCGACATCTCGGCCTTCAAGGCGCGCGGCGGCAAGCTGCTGCTCGCCCACGGCCTGGCCGACGTGCTCGTGAGCACGCGCGCCACCGAGCAGTACTACCAGCGCCTGCAGTCGCGCTGGGGCCCGTCGGAGGTCGATGGCTTCGTGCGCTACTACGAGGTCGCGGGCCTGGGCCATGCGGTCAGCAGCGTGTTCAACGCGACCTGGGACTCGCTGACCGCGCTCGAGGGCTGGGTCGAGAAGGGCACCGCGCCGAGCAACCAGGTCACGACCGACACCGCCGGCGTGCCGGGGCGCACGCGGCCGCTGTGCGACTACCCGAAGTGGCCGCAGTACAAGGGGTCGGGGGACGTCAATCTGGCGGGGTCGTTCCAGTGCGTGAATTGA
- a CDS encoding SDR family oxidoreductase — MSIIDSLRPAPGLRVLISAGASGIGAAIALAFRETGARVHVCDIDRLALDRMAREAPEITSSMADASVPEDVARVFDDVEGALGGLDVLVNNVGIAGPTGALQDLQRGDWERTVAVNLNSQFYFAQRAIPLLKRSQANPSLIAMSSVAGRLGYPFRTPYASTKWAIVGLMKSLAIELGPHGVRVNAILPGTVEGERMNSVIGARAATAGVSVEAMRAEYLQKISLRRMVTLDDVAAMALFLCSPAARNLTGQAISVDGNMEYL, encoded by the coding sequence ATGAGCATCATCGATTCACTGCGGCCCGCGCCTGGCCTGCGGGTGCTGATCAGCGCGGGCGCGTCCGGCATCGGCGCGGCCATCGCGCTGGCCTTTCGCGAGACCGGCGCGCGCGTGCATGTCTGCGACATCGACCGCCTCGCGCTCGACCGCATGGCGCGCGAGGCGCCCGAGATCACCTCGAGCATGGCCGACGCCTCGGTGCCCGAGGACGTGGCGCGCGTGTTCGACGACGTGGAGGGCGCGCTCGGCGGGCTCGACGTGCTCGTCAACAACGTCGGCATCGCCGGCCCCACCGGCGCGCTGCAGGACCTGCAGCGCGGCGACTGGGAGCGCACGGTGGCCGTCAACCTCAACAGCCAGTTCTATTTCGCGCAGCGCGCGATCCCGCTGCTCAAGCGCTCGCAGGCCAACCCGAGCCTGATCGCGATGAGCTCGGTCGCGGGCCGGCTCGGCTATCCGTTCCGCACGCCCTATGCATCGACCAAGTGGGCCATCGTCGGCCTCATGAAGTCGCTGGCCATCGAGCTCGGCCCGCATGGCGTGCGCGTCAACGCGATCCTGCCGGGCACGGTCGAGGGCGAGCGCATGAACAGCGTGATCGGCGCGCGCGCCGCCACCGCGGGCGTGTCGGTCGAGGCCATGCGCGCCGAGTACCTGCAGAAGATCTCGCTGCGCCGCATGGTCACGCTCGACGACGTGGCGGCGATGGCGCTGTTCCTCTGCTCGCCGGCGGCCCGCAACCTCACGGGCCAGGCGATCAGCGTCGACGGGAACATGGAATACCTCTGA
- a CDS encoding ABC transporter ATP-binding protein produces MSTTDTLLSVQDLHVHYGKSHVLHGVDLRVGRNEVISLLGRNGSGRSTTMKAIMGLVPPSAGSIRLRERELAGARPYAVCRAGIGYVPEEREVFANLTVDENLRMGEQRAVPGAHRWTVEQMFDYFPRLKERRNTKAGSMSGGEQQMLTMCRSLLGNPLLMLIDEPTEGLAPKIVAQVGECIVDMHRKGLSVVLVEQKLAIALKVSTRVCVMGHGRIVFEGTPQALKADQQLVSEWLAV; encoded by the coding sequence ATGAGCACGACCGACACGCTGCTGAGCGTCCAGGACCTCCATGTCCACTACGGCAAGAGCCACGTGCTGCACGGCGTCGACCTGCGCGTGGGGCGCAACGAGGTCATCAGCCTGCTCGGGCGCAACGGCTCGGGCCGCTCCACCACCATGAAGGCCATCATGGGCCTGGTGCCGCCGTCCGCGGGCAGCATCCGGCTGCGCGAGCGCGAGCTGGCCGGCGCACGGCCCTATGCCGTGTGCCGTGCCGGCATCGGCTACGTGCCCGAGGAGCGCGAGGTGTTCGCCAACCTCACGGTCGACGAGAACCTGCGCATGGGCGAGCAGCGCGCCGTGCCCGGCGCGCACCGCTGGACCGTCGAGCAGATGTTCGACTACTTCCCGCGCCTCAAGGAACGCCGCAACACCAAGGCCGGCAGCATGTCGGGCGGCGAGCAGCAGATGCTGACCATGTGCCGCTCGCTGCTGGGCAATCCGCTGCTGATGCTGATCGACGAACCCACCGAGGGCCTGGCGCCCAAGATCGTGGCGCAGGTCGGCGAATGCATCGTCGACATGCACCGCAAGGGGCTGTCGGTGGTGCTGGTCGAGCAGAAGCTCGCGATCGCGCTCAAGGTCTCGACCCGGGTCTGCGTGATGGGCCACGGCCGCATCGTGTTCGAGGGCACGCCGCAGGCGCTCAAGGCCGACCAGCAACTCGTCTCGGAGTGGCTCGCGGTCTGA
- a CDS encoding 3-keto-5-aminohexanoate cleavage protein: MASTQDKVIISCAVTGSVHTPSMSEHLPLTPDQIAEQAIAAAEAGAAILHLHARDPVDGRPSADPKVFDQFVPRIKAATDAVINITTGGSTRMTLAERLAYPLQAKPEMCSLNMGSMNFSIHTAARRIAEWKHDWEQPYVEGMEDLIFRNTFRDIKHILQVLGEDCGTRFEFECYDVGHLYNLAHFVDEGLVKGPLFIQSIYGILGGLGPDPENLVTMRATADRLFGRDGYRFSILGAGRHQMPLLTMGAVMGGNVRVGLEDSLYIARGQLAKSCAEQVRKIRRILEELSLEIASPDEARAMLGLKGKDAVAF; encoded by the coding sequence ATGGCAAGCACCCAAGACAAGGTCATCATCTCCTGCGCGGTCACCGGCTCGGTCCATACGCCGAGCATGTCCGAGCACCTGCCGCTCACGCCCGACCAGATCGCCGAGCAGGCGATAGCAGCGGCCGAGGCCGGCGCGGCGATCCTCCACCTGCATGCGCGCGATCCGGTCGATGGCCGCCCCTCGGCCGACCCCAAGGTCTTCGACCAGTTCGTGCCGCGCATCAAGGCCGCCACCGACGCGGTGATCAACATCACCACCGGCGGCAGCACGCGCATGACGCTGGCCGAGCGGCTGGCCTACCCGCTGCAGGCCAAGCCCGAGATGTGCTCGCTCAACATGGGCTCGATGAACTTCTCGATCCACACGGCGGCGCGGCGCATCGCCGAATGGAAGCACGACTGGGAGCAGCCCTATGTCGAGGGCATGGAGGACCTGATCTTCCGCAACACCTTCCGCGACATCAAGCACATCCTGCAGGTGCTCGGCGAGGACTGCGGCACGCGCTTCGAGTTCGAGTGCTACGACGTCGGCCATCTCTACAACCTCGCGCACTTCGTCGACGAGGGCCTCGTCAAGGGCCCGCTGTTCATCCAGAGCATCTACGGCATCCTCGGCGGCCTCGGGCCCGATCCCGAGAACCTCGTGACCATGCGCGCCACGGCCGACCGGCTGTTCGGCCGCGACGGCTACCGCTTCTCGATCCTCGGCGCGGGCCGGCACCAGATGCCGCTGCTCACCATGGGCGCGGTGATGGGTGGCAACGTGCGCGTGGGCCTCGAGGACAGCCTCTACATCGCCCGCGGACAGCTCGCGAAGTCCTGCGCCGAGCAGGTGCGCAAGATCCGCCGGATCCTCGAGGAGCTCTCGCTCGAGATCGCAAGCCCCGACGAGGCGCGCGCCATGCTGGGCCTCAAGGGCAAGGACGCAGTGGCGTTCTAA
- a CDS encoding branched-chain amino acid ABC transporter permease, translating into MDQLIVSLMNGIVYGLLLFMVSAGLTLIFGMMGVLNFAHASFYMLGAYFAYTLQGTIGFWAAVIAAPILVGLIGVVVERFFLRRVHHHGHAHELLLTFGLSFIIAETIKLFFGNFPVDYRIPPTLDVPAFAIGGAQYPAYRLLMGGIAIAMFVAIYLLLTRTRVGIVVRSAIYKPRMAEALGHNVPLVFMGVFGVGAGLAGLAGAVAGAFYTTNPNMALELGVMVFVVVVVGGLGSLGGAMLASLLIGVITSLAVGIDRSLADLFALVGAGDWARGVGGLMTLKVSSLSATIPFALMLLILLVRPSGLMGEKN; encoded by the coding sequence ATGGACCAGCTCATCGTCTCGCTCATGAACGGCATCGTCTACGGACTGCTGCTGTTCATGGTGTCGGCCGGCCTCACGCTCATCTTCGGAATGATGGGCGTGCTCAATTTCGCGCATGCCTCGTTCTACATGCTGGGCGCCTACTTCGCCTACACGCTGCAGGGCACCATCGGCTTCTGGGCCGCGGTCATCGCCGCGCCGATCCTGGTCGGCCTGATCGGCGTGGTGGTCGAGCGCTTCTTCCTGCGCCGCGTGCACCACCACGGCCATGCGCACGAGCTGCTGCTGACCTTCGGCCTGTCGTTCATCATCGCCGAGACCATCAAGCTGTTCTTCGGCAACTTCCCGGTCGACTACCGCATCCCGCCCACGCTCGACGTGCCGGCCTTCGCCATCGGCGGCGCGCAGTACCCGGCCTATCGCCTGCTGATGGGCGGCATCGCGATCGCGATGTTCGTGGCCATCTACCTGCTGCTCACGCGCACCCGCGTCGGCATCGTGGTGCGCTCGGCGATCTACAAGCCGCGCATGGCCGAGGCGCTGGGCCACAACGTGCCGCTGGTGTTCATGGGCGTGTTCGGCGTCGGCGCCGGCCTCGCGGGCCTCGCGGGCGCGGTGGCCGGCGCCTTCTACACCACCAACCCCAACATGGCGCTCGAGCTCGGCGTGATGGTGTTCGTGGTGGTGGTGGTCGGCGGCCTCGGTTCGCTGGGCGGCGCGATGCTGGCCTCGCTGCTGATCGGCGTCATCACCTCGCTGGCCGTGGGCATCGACCGCAGCCTGGCCGACCTGTTCGCGCTGGTCGGCGCGGGCGACTGGGCGCGCGGCGTCGGCGGGCTGATGACGCTCAAGGTGTCGAGCCTGTCGGCCACCATTCCGTTCGCGCTGATGCTGCTGATCCTGCTGGTGCGGCCGAGTGGGCTGATGGGCGAGAAGAACTGA
- a CDS encoding SDR family NAD(P)-dependent oxidoreductase — MNKTLDGRVAIVTGAGSGLGRAHALALARHGARVVVNDVAGAHEGSPGRAVADEIVRAGGSAIADGGDVTDFAAMEAMAACAVAEWGRIDILVNNAGVLRDRSFSKMTLEDFRRVMDVHLMGSVHAVKAVWETMRAQRYGRIVMTTSSSGLYGNFGQSNYSAAKMALVGLMQTLALEGERQDIRVNCLAPTAATAMTEGVLPPEALARLQPDYVSPGLVALVGEDAPTRTILLAGAGSFESANLTMTRGIFIDGSDYTAAEVTARMDEIRDRTDERVPGTGFEQYQWELSKAGFEVPLPH, encoded by the coding sequence ATGAACAAGACACTGGACGGCCGCGTGGCCATCGTCACCGGCGCGGGCAGCGGCCTGGGCCGCGCCCATGCGCTGGCGCTCGCGCGCCACGGTGCGCGCGTGGTGGTCAACGACGTGGCCGGCGCGCACGAAGGATCGCCGGGCCGCGCCGTGGCCGACGAGATCGTGCGCGCGGGCGGCAGCGCCATCGCGGACGGCGGCGACGTCACCGACTTCGCGGCCATGGAAGCGATGGCCGCGTGCGCCGTCGCCGAATGGGGCCGCATCGACATCCTCGTCAACAACGCCGGCGTGCTGCGCGACAGGAGCTTCTCGAAGATGACGCTCGAGGACTTCCGCCGCGTGATGGACGTGCACCTCATGGGCAGCGTGCACGCCGTGAAGGCCGTGTGGGAGACCATGCGCGCGCAGCGCTACGGCCGCATCGTGATGACCACCTCCTCCTCGGGCCTGTACGGCAACTTCGGCCAGTCGAACTACAGCGCGGCCAAGATGGCGCTGGTCGGGCTGATGCAGACCCTCGCGCTCGAGGGCGAGCGGCAGGACATCCGCGTGAACTGCCTCGCGCCCACCGCCGCCACCGCCATGACCGAGGGCGTGCTGCCGCCCGAGGCGCTGGCGCGGCTGCAGCCCGACTACGTGAGCCCCGGGCTGGTCGCGCTGGTGGGCGAGGACGCGCCCACGCGCACCATCCTGCTCGCGGGCGCGGGCAGCTTCGAGAGCGCCAACCTCACGATGACGCGCGGCATCTTCATCGACGGCAGCGACTACACCGCGGCCGAGGTCACGGCGCGCATGGACGAGATCCGCGACCGCACCGACGAGCGCGTGCCGGGCACGGGTTTCGAGCAGTACCAGTGGGAGCTCTCGAAGGCCGGTTTCGAGGTGCCGCTGCCGCACTGA
- a CDS encoding ABC transporter ATP-binding protein, whose amino-acid sequence MNDPILSIRGLRKSFGPTEIMRGVDLDLLGAERHALIGPNGAGKSTLFHLISGQLAPTAGSIHFDGQSIAGRTPQAINRLGLARSFQITNIFPKLTVFENIRLAVMRRHGLQYVFWRFIDRDRAIREETERLLELVRLNARAATIAGEMAYSEQRSLEIAMTLASDPKVILLDEPMAGMSTEETHYTAELIREVTKGRALMIVEHDMDVVFSLSDRISVLVYGQVIATGTPQEIRANASVKEAYLGEEVTA is encoded by the coding sequence ATGAACGACCCGATCCTGAGCATCCGCGGCCTGCGCAAGTCCTTCGGCCCCACCGAGATCATGCGCGGCGTCGACCTCGACCTGCTGGGGGCAGAGCGCCATGCGCTGATCGGCCCCAACGGCGCGGGCAAGTCCACGCTGTTCCACCTGATCTCGGGCCAGCTCGCGCCGACGGCCGGCAGCATCCACTTCGACGGCCAGTCGATCGCCGGGCGCACGCCGCAGGCCATCAACCGGCTCGGGCTCGCGCGCTCGTTCCAGATCACCAACATCTTTCCCAAGCTCACCGTGTTCGAGAACATCCGCCTCGCGGTCATGCGCCGCCATGGGCTGCAGTACGTCTTCTGGCGCTTCATCGACCGCGACCGCGCCATCCGCGAGGAGACCGAGCGGCTGCTCGAGCTGGTGCGCCTGAACGCGCGCGCCGCGACGATCGCGGGCGAGATGGCCTATTCGGAACAGCGCTCGCTCGAGATCGCGATGACGCTGGCCTCCGACCCCAAGGTGATCCTGCTCGACGAGCCGATGGCCGGCATGTCGACCGAGGAAACGCACTACACGGCCGAGCTGATCCGCGAGGTCACGAAGGGCCGCGCGCTGATGATCGTGGAGCACGACATGGACGTGGTGTTCTCGCTGAGCGACCGCATCAGCGTGCTGGTCTACGGCCAGGTGATCGCCACCGGCACGCCGCAGGAGATCCGCGCCAACGCCAGCGTCAAGGAAGCCTATCTCGGCGAGGAGGTGACGGCATGA